GGTCTGCGTTCCAAACACAGAAATTAATGGAGCCCATGAACAATAATTCATGGTTTTTCCTTTACCAAACACTTTCCACGTTTTACTTTAAACGTGATTTTTAACCTGTAAACAAACGGTCTCAAAATCTTCTTGGAATCGTGCGTTTATGGTTAGCCGGGCTGTGACGTGTATGGTAAGGATGATTCCTCCACTTCCAAGGTGATTATAGGTGTTTCAAAGACTAAAGAAAGATGGTGTTTGAGAGTATTgtagtgattgtttttaaaatatttttattaaaaaatatatttaaatattatatttttttaaaattacttttttatattttaatattaaaatgatctaaaaatatataaaaataattttaaataatttatttttaaaaatatattaaaccgCACAGCCAATGACACTCTGATCAGTACCTGTGCGGTCGAATCATAGAGGACCATTCAATTATTATTAAGGACCAGTCTCTCTTTCCTCACAGTGAAAAACGAATATTTGAGTCCACTTTTccatgttttaaatttgagagCCCTTTTCGTTTGTCGAGCTTCGGCTTCCACCTTTACACTACTTCTCGAGCAAGTTTTCCCCTCTTCCACTACGTCCGAGTTCTTTTCTCGATAGCAGGTCCACTCATGAATCAGctcttgtcttttttcttttcgtaCCAGTTAGGTAATTCGATGATCACAACATCGAATAAGGTGGTTCCGTTCAATTAGCACCTCTCTTTTCCTTCGAGCCTTTTCCTGTTCATATGCTTAAAGAGAACGAGGAGGGGAAGTTTCCCTCAGCAAGCATAAAGCTcttctcaagaaaaaagaaaaagaaagtatgAAACACTACTATGAACAGTTTCTGTATAATAAAGCATGATTAAAacaactaattttaattttaatcacatcCTTCGTTTGATAGCATAGCAGCTCCAACAGTTACAAACTTGGATTCATGGAAACCTTGGTGGGATCagtactctctctcttttataatCCTTAACCATACGCCTTAGGGGTTAAGTATATTATGGTAACTTCTTGTGGATGACTTTACTTTTTCATTATGTAAAAGtaagtgaattatttttgtttatataacttagattctgttttttatttttttttaaattattttaatatattaatatcaaaaacaaattttttaaatttttttaggaacCATCTCCTTTATTTTATGTCATGCCAAAATTtttacataacaaaaaaaaaaaaaatggatgttcAGAAAACATAGAAATACTCTAATTTTATGGAACAATAaattaaggctccgtttgtttgcaggaaagttgttttcttttgaaaagtgaattccggaaaagtattttttgatgtttggcagtattatgaaaaatgaactggaaaacactttccagtgtttgtttgtgttatgaaaaaatgaactgaaaaataatttattaatgaattaatttttttttcaagtttatctaatatatataaaatatttaatataaacatttaatcacttacaataaaaaaataaaaatcttataaaaatataatgatgaatttttttttattattatatcctatattcatacatagcttattttataaaatataactatatatgttatatcatattatataaaaataaatatgtgaatttttttttttcatatcaagaaagccaaataatccaaatatattatgtgattaatattttttggtggtTTTTTGCAGGATGAGCGTAGAGAAATATCCTAATAATCCAATGCTTGGTCGTCGTGAGATTGTGAATGGCAAGGTAGTTATAGTCTTGTTGTTTCTTGCCATGTCTTTTTGTGGATTTGTTTTTTCGTTTTATTAACTTTCAATTTGTTGTCTTTGCAGGCTGGTAAATATGTGTGGCAAACTTATAAACAAGTTTTATGACGTGGTGATCAAAGTTGGAAATTCAATTCGAAGCTGCGGTGTTGAACCGGTGAAGCATTAgaactggattttttttttaagaaaaaaagctgTCATCTCTGCAATTGACATAGTACAACACAgaaatatctttaattaatcTTGACTTTATCACTATCATAAAAAGCAATTGAAATTTACAAGGACTACCTACATCAAGACACAGAATAATCAGAGTTCCACAAAAGTTATCCAGTTTAAGATGGGTGACTGTAATTTTATCGCCTGGTCAAACAGCAAACTAATTTGCCGAGGTACTTTTGCCAGCTACCAAGACCAATTCcttcgttatatatatatatatatatatatatatgaaaaggcaATCTCGTAAATACCCAAAGAAATCAGGGCTAACCTTTAAGGCAAGGAATCGCTTATCTATGAGTGCCTCCAATCCAAAGCCTTCTCTCCTATCCTCGCCAACAGAATCCAGAAAAAATGACAGTGAAGCTCTCTAAAGCCCCTGCTGCTTTTACGTGGTAGAGTAGAAATAGACGACGGGCTCAGTCTCTTCAAGCCAAAAACCAGTTCCCCGACAATTTCCCCTCCTGTTTGCGTCTCTCTTTTTGTTCTCTTTGTTCAGGAAATAGGACTGGTTGGGGAAGCTGCCGAATGTGCAAGAAAACTTGTGTTATTTTATGggttgcttgtgataaatttggTTGGGTTTTTCTGTGAGCTTGTTTGAATGTGAcgaggagatgaagaagaaaactgggtatgagaaaaaaattgacaggtaCCTTCCCCAACCCATGATGGATTGTGTGCgcaacaaatacaaatacagaaattttttttttttttcagaataaacaacaaattaaacaatatcaaagtttttttgttataattcttacagatctaaaaaatacgaagaagataaaaaaacataaagagatATAATAGAGAAATTTGAGGGAAAAAATACCTGAAATGCAAGTTTGATTCTCCAGCAGATCTTCTTTGCTTTTCAACTATTTTCGGAAACAAAGAGGAGAAGATGtgttttattaataaagaaaagtgttttccttttgataaggaaaggaaaacttTCCTGTGggtgaaagtaatttttttattgatcggAAAGTtaaggaattaatttttttttgactaactTTCCGGATGgttaccaaacattaaaaaataaaaaaaattaaattcctaAAATtcagtatttttaaaacaaacaaggcataagAGAAAAACCAAACCTTCCTATTTAAATACAATGTTTCTATGCTTGAAAAAACTagttttctaattttctaaatttgtactgataagaaaaaacatattttttaggttctttcaattattatttaaatatttctatgccttttttttttcaagtcaatgCTTTTCCTCTTTTAACTCCGCCACTCCTACCTGTACAAGTTTCCTTCCCTACGAAGGAGTCTTCTTAGTTTCTAGTCTTCACTTCACTACTCGCTACTACCGCTACCGCTACCTTCTCCTCTTTTCGAGCTTTCTTCGTTTCCTTCAAAACCTTTGGTTTCTTCTCTCTGTAAGACTGTAACTACTCAACttcgtgtttttcttttttggtttctgggtgttttttcttttctgtttgcAAGAGCAACAATGGCAACTCCAAAACAACACATAGAACACATAAGAAAAACTACGTTCTCAATAGGAGGAGAAAAGAACCCTTTGGCTCCTATGCTTGATCAGGCTGTCAAGTATCTTTCTGCTGAACTCTACGCTAAAGATGTCCACTTTCTTATGGAACTCATtcaggttttctttcttttttatcaatgtGACCAGACAATGCTGTTTAGTATGTTCAATGTTGCATGTTTTactttatatgttttatttgcCCTTTATCCAttctttctctttaaattttGTAGTCGCTGATTGCTTTGCTAGTGATTAAAGTTGGAAGCTGCAAAtttctgttgttttttgttttactgaATTGACAAGCTAAGAGTCAAGTTGAGTCAATGActgtctctttttttctttttggctgtGGCTTTCGGTGAAAAAATGggttcttgttgtttttctagTTGAAATGAAGTCATCAAGCTACCTAATTTTGATCATTCAAGGTCTTTAACagttaataaaaatgaagaaggaattttggatattttaatttttgtagcagttattttgatgtgatataATATGCATAGTTTACTATCCTTTGATTCCAAGGTGAATTTTCCTTTCACAGAATGCTGAAGATAATGAATACTTGGAAGGGGTGGACCCTTCACTTGAGTTTGTCATAACATCTCGAGATATAACAAACACTGGTGCGCCTGCTACTTTGCTCATCTTCAATAATGAGAAGGGTTTTTCTGCCAAAAATATCGAGTCCATTTGCAATGTTGGAAATTCCACAAAGAAAGGGAACCGGAAGCGTGGCTATATTGGGGAGAAAGGTATTTTTCCTTGCTCAATTTCTTGTGCAACAGTGTATTTTATAAGTTGTGCGCACTTCCGAGCTGCGGGCTTATTGCTTGTGTCGTGTTGTTTCTCGGTTGTGTTTTagtacatttttgttttttagtatatatttgCTTCAGCGACAAATGAAAAACTTGTGTCGTGGTTTTGTATGGAAACTCAACTAATTGAACCTAGTAAACATGTCTGCTTAAACATTGAATTGCGAAGGCATTGAGCTAAGCACAACACAAACATGCAATGCATATGAACAGAAGATCTTTTCAAATCATGATAGAGGTGGATAGGGTATGCAACTGTACCATTTAGCAACCCATTAGTGAGACTTGCGTAAACTttgtttatcttatttaaatcAGCACCTCTTATTTATCTTCAATTCTGTTCTAATAAACTTTGTGTCGGTTTGGTATGCAGGAATTGGATTCAAGAGTGTGTTTCTTATTGCTGCTCAGCCTTACATATTCAGCAATGGCTATCAGATACGATTCAATGAAAAGCCCTGTCCACACTGCAATCTTGGATACATAGTTCCTGAATGGGTTGATGATAGCCCTTCTCTTTCTGACATAAAACAGATTTATGGTTCCGCCTCTACCCTCCCAACTACTACACTGATTTTGCCCCTGAAGCCTGATAAGGTGAACCCCGTGAAGCAGCAGCTGTCGAGTATTCATCCTGAAATCCTGCTGTTCCTTTCAAAGATAAAACGCCTTTCTGTCAGGGAAGAAAACGCGGATCCCAGGCTCAACACTGTTAGTGCAGTAGCTATTACCAAAGAGACAAATTTCGTGCAAAGGAAAAACATGGATGCCGAGTTCCACACACTCCATCTGTCTGCAGATGAAAAcagtgatgaatttgaaaaagaatGCAGCTACTACTTGTGGAAGCAGAAATTTCCTGTCAGGCAGGAAAACAAAGTCGACATGAGAATGGAAGTGGAGGATTGGGTGATCACTTTGGCTTTTCCTAATGGAGAGCGCCTCCATAGGGGAATGGAGTACTCCCCTGGAATATATGCATTTCTTCCGACGGAGATGGTGACCAACTTTCCCTTCATAATTCAAGCAGATTTTATTCTAGCATCATCAAGGGAAACAATACGATGGGACAATGTATGGAACCAAGGAATTCTTGATTGTGTTCCCTTTGCTTTTATCGAAGCATTTGTCTCATTAGTCAAAACAGTGGATGGCGCACCAGCATCTAGTTTGCCTCGAATGTTCAAGTTCTTGCCGGTCCATAGCTCCCCCTTTGAAAAGTTGAATTCAGTGAGGGAATCAATTAAAGCGAAGCTGGCTGAAAAGGATATCATTCCAAGTGAGTCATGCACAGCACAACAATTCTTTCATAAAccatgttgctacccaatttttgacccatgtttttgatatattttcaaaaaatccaaaaatagagaaaaacaatgaaaatccaaaaaatatgtttttttaatatattttcatcattttagcattttcaacgtcgtctaaaaacagaatttaaattgttaaaatattttcaaacgtgttcgacttttcacgcgtcatttttaaatcattgattttccgcatttgagtcgacgttgatattgctcgtttcaaaaaatacaaaaaaataagaaaaatcaaaatttacaaaaagaaagaagttgagggaccaagttgaaaaacctagcaacatttttgcctataaatactggtctttaactcaaacaaaaggagggggggcaattttgacaacttca
The sequence above is drawn from the Populus alba chromosome 15, ASM523922v2, whole genome shotgun sequence genome and encodes:
- the LOC118040554 gene encoding protein NO VEIN, whose translation is MATPKQHIEHIRKTTFSIGGEKNPLAPMLDQAVKYLSAELYAKDVHFLMELIQNAEDNEYLEGVDPSLEFVITSRDITNTGAPATLLIFNNEKGFSAKNIESICNVGNSTKKGNRKRGYIGEKGIGFKSVFLIAAQPYIFSNGYQIRFNEKPCPHCNLGYIVPEWVDDSPSLSDIKQIYGSASTLPTTTLILPLKPDKVNPVKQQLSSIHPEILLFLSKIKRLSVREENADPRLNTVSAVAITKETNFVQRKNMDAEFHTLHLSADENSDEFEKECSYYLWKQKFPVRQENKVDMRMEVEDWVITLAFPNGERLHRGMEYSPGIYAFLPTEMVTNFPFIIQADFILASSRETIRWDNVWNQGILDCVPFAFIEAFVSLVKTVDGAPASSLPRMFKFLPVHSSPFEKLNSVRESIKAKLAEKDIIPSESCTAQQFFHKPCCYPIFDPCF